Proteins co-encoded in one Conger conger chromosome 4, fConCon1.1, whole genome shotgun sequence genomic window:
- the LOC133125754 gene encoding meiotic recombination protein REC8 homolog, with translation MEKTPPIIAMPVAPPTAADGVESEREGGYSSEPLSKRPGRRRQLLFIDPDMQIPQDAMQAQIQDTLVETASLSQVLLERPSQHRVSPAELFSMPCSTNFHPDIQYHWNRATVSSSLPPSAEGRERDSRVETEQDMEVVREDRRKHKDSSIREVSTELIESALASEASAVSEVLLEVSKDDQDQITPVGRWSPVEGAPAPMAGILEEQVELPAGEMAEAVGTTESLLELVSRYFVHYGEVYFDTLLPPEADRSTAAHLLCTLLELVSVKKLSVNQAMPYGSIAISPGQLFAMA, from the exons ATGGAGAAGACCCCTCCCATCATCGCCATGCCTGTCGCTCCTCCCACCGCAGCAGACGGGGTGGAgtcggagagagaggggggctatAGCAGCGAG CCTCTCTCAAAGAGACCTGGGCGGAGGAGGCAGCTGCTGTTCATTGACCCGGACATGCAGATCCCCCAGGATGCAATGCAGGCCCAGATACAGGACACACTGGTGGAGACCGCGTCTCTG TCCCAGGTACTGTTGGAGAGACCATCCCAGCACAGAGTTTCTCCTGCAGAGCTCTTCAGCATGCCCTGCTCCA CTAATTTTCACCCGGACATCCAGTAtcactggaacagagccaccgtctcctcctccctccctccctctgcagagGGGCGGGAGAGGGACTCCAGGGTGGAGACGGAACAGGACATGGAGGTggtgagagaggacaggagaaaGCACAAGGACTCCAGCATTAGAGAG GTATCGACCGAGCTTATAGAGTCAGCACTGGCATCGGAAGCATCAG CTGTGTCTGAGGTTCTTCTGGAGGTGTCCAAAGATGACCAGGACCAGATCACTCCCGTCGGAAGatg GTCCCCAGTAGAGGGAGCTCCTGCCCCCATGGCAGGCATTCTTGAGGAGCAAGTGGAGCTGCCCGCAGGAGAGATGGCAGAGGCAGTGGGGACCACTGAGAGCCTACTGGA ACTGGTGTCCCGTTACTTCGTGCACTATGGGGAAGTGTACTTTGatactctgctgccccctgagGCTGACCGAAGTACTGCAGCCCATCTTCTCTGCACACTGCTTG AGCTTGTATCTGTGAAGAAACTCAGCGTGAATCAGGCTATGCCATACGGATCCATCGCCATCTCTCCTGGACAGCTGTTTGCAATGGCCTAA